The Mixophyes fleayi isolate aMixFle1 chromosome 1, aMixFle1.hap1, whole genome shotgun sequence genome includes a region encoding these proteins:
- the PDE4C gene encoding 3',5'-cyclic-AMP phosphodiesterase 4C isoform X4: MDCSLWVKFKRMLNRELTHLSETSRSGNQLSEYISSTFLDKQHELDIPSPTSKEKEKKKKPMSQISGVKKLTHSSSLTTCSIPRFGVKTDHETLLAKEIEDANKWGLNIFKIAEYSGNRPLTVIMYSIFQERDLLKTFRIPMDTFITYMMTLEDHYHADVAYHNNIHAADVSQSTHILLSSPALEAVFTDLEIMAAIFASAIHDVDHPGVSNQFLINTNSELALMYNDASVLENHHLAVGFKLLQEENCDIFQNLTKKQRQTLRKMVIDMVLATDMSKHMNLLADLKTMVETKKVTSLGVLLLDNYSDRIQVLQNMVHCADLSNPTKPLELYRQWTDRIIVEFFHQGDREREKGMEISPMCDKTNASVEKSQVGFIDYIVHPLWETWADLVHPDAQDILDTLEDNREWYRSMIPQSPSPLPEDKDPSRGSSAGDKFQFELTLEEGESDTEQDDPESPLDEENSDSKTQITDESAQGSDEADQPSPVDECSGVFSKLAQLELPFRSTLTKQKKVLNFDNLKLTAERTLPQGNTSISSAASADMVKQETTDQAEVCLDEEGNITYLPLGT; encoded by the exons ATGGACTGCTCTCTGTGGGTTAAG TTTAAGAGGATGCTGAATAGAGAACTGACACACTTGTCTGAAACAAGTCGCTCTGGAAACCAGTTGTCTGAATATATATCTAGTACCTTTTTAG ATAAACAGCATGAATTGGACATCCCCTCTCCAACTTCAAAggagaaggaaaagaaaaagaagcccATGTCCCAAATTAGTGGTGTTAAGAAGCTGACACACAGCTCTAGTCTCACCACCTGCAGTATTCCACGTTTCGGAGTGAAGACTGACCATGAAACGCTCCTTGCAAAG GAAATAGAGGATGCAAATAAGTGGGGACTGAATATATTTAAGATAGCTGAATATTCTGGAAACAGACCTTTAACAGTCATCATGTACTCAATCTTCCAG GAAAGGGACCTCCTAAAAACCTTTCGAATTCCCATGGACACTTTCATTACATACATGATGACTCTGGAGGATCATTACCATGCTGATGTGGCTTACCATAACAACATCCATGCAGCAGATGTGTCCCAGTCCACTCATATCTTGCTCTCCTCTCCTGCTCTAGAG gctgTGTTCACTGATCTAGAAATCATGGCTGCAATCTTTGCTAGTGCTATTCATGATGTTGATCACCCAGGAGTGTCAAATCAGTTTCTTATAAATACAA ACTCTGAGCTGGCACTGATGTACAATGATGCATCTGTGTTAGAAAATCACCACCTTGCAGTAGGGTTTAAACTCCTCCAAGAAGAGAACTGTGATATATTCCAGAATTTGACCAAGAAACAGCGCCAGACATTAAGGAAAATGGTCATTGACATG GTACTGGCTACTGATATGTCCAAACACATGAATCTACTGGCTGACCTGAAGACTATGGTGGAAACAAAGAAGGTGACCAGTTTAGGAGTCCTGCTGCTCGATAATTACTCTGATCGTATACAG GTCCTTCAGAATATGGTTCACTGTGCAGACCTCAGCAATCCCACCAAACCATTGGAGCTGTACCGCCAATGGACAGATCGGATCATTGTTGAGTTCTTCCATCAGGGAGATCGGGAGCGGGAAAAGGGAATGGAGATCAGTCCCATGTGTGACAAGACCAATGCTTCTGTTGAGAAATCACAG GTGGGTTTCATTGACTACATTGTGCATCCCTTGTGGGAGACTTGGGCAGACTTGGTGCACCCTGATGCCCAGGATATTTTGGACACGTTAGAGGACAACAGGGAGTGGTATCGGAGCATGATCCCTCAGAGCCCTTCCCCTCTCCCAGAAGACAAAGATCCAAGCAGGGGGAGCTCAGCAGGAGACAAGTTCCAGTTTGAACTGACACTGGAGGAAGGGGAGTCTGACACTGAGCAGGATGACCCAGAGAGCCCACTTGATGAGGAAAACAGTGACTCAAAGACCCAAATCACTGATGAATCTGCTCAGGGTAGTGATGAGGCCGATCAGCCTTCTCCAGTAGACGAATGCAGTGGTGTCTTCAGCAAGCTGGCTCAATTAGAGCTCCCATTCAGGAGCACTCTGACCAAACAGAAAAAAGTCTTGAACTTCGATAACCTGAAATTAACAGCGGAAAGGACGCTCCCACAAGGGAATACTAGCATCAGCAGTGCTGCATCTGCTGACATGGTTAAGCAGGAGACCACGGACCAAGCAGAGGTCTGTTTGGACGAAGAGGGAAACATCACATATCTTCCATTAGGAACGTAA